AGAAAAAAGATTGTGTGTTTTGCAATATTGTTGCTAAAACAGAACCAGCAGATATTCTATATGAAGATGAAGAGGTAATGGTATTTAGAAATAAATTAACCTGGGTCCCAGTAATGTTGCTTTGTATACCAAAAATTCACATGACCCAAGCTAAACTTTGGACTGATCCAATATTAGCACATGTAGGTAAAATTGCTGCATACTTAGCAGCTGAA
This genomic window from SAR202 cluster bacterium contains:
- a CDS encoding HIT domain-containing protein, which codes for MTQKKDCVFCNIVAKTEPADILYEDEEVMVFRNKLTWVPVMLLCIPKIHMTQAKLWTDPILAHVGKIAAYLAAEHCEEGFRILSNFGRHGLQSQEHGHLHMIGGVNLGSYA